The stretch of DNA AAAGACTGTCCAAATCCGAAAAGAAGGTATCCTCTAAAAATTTTTTTGAAATTTCTTCATCTTCTATTACAATTTTATATACATTATTTTTTCTTAAATTTGAAATCTTTGAAACTATTATTTTCCCGTCATAAGAGTATAGAAATTTAAAAAGTTTAAAAATTCTTCTTATAATCGAATTATTTGTAGTTTCAAATCTGATTATAAAAGCGAAATTACTGAAAACTATAGTTCCATTAGTTCTTATAAATGCAGAAAGCTCAGAAATAGCAGAATCTTTTTCTACTATTTCTCTTCTTGAAAGTTCATTTTTTAACTCTGTTGAAAATGCCATTATTTTCTTTTTCTCTTTTCATAAAAATAGTTTGCACTCTTTAACATATTCCTTTCAGCATCATGCTTTACTAATTTCACAGCCTTATCATATGGTAAAAATATTGCTTCTACAAAACCTTCTTCTCTTTGTGGAATTAAATTCAAATCTTCGGGCTCCATATAAAAATAATGAACTGTTTTTTTCACTTTTTCGCCATCATTATGTTGATAATCATATTTTACAAATCCTAAATACTTT from Parvimonas micra encodes:
- a CDS encoding NUDIX hydrolase, encoding MLEVSAGGVVIHNGEFLLLKKFSNEWVLPKGRLENNETKELAAIREVQEESGIHAEIVKYLGFVKYDYQHNDGEKVKKTVHYFYMEPEDLNLIPQREEGFVEAIFLPYDKAVKLVKHDAERNMLKSANYFYEKRKRK